The Thermodesulfobacteriota bacterium region AATTTTACCGGTTTTATCAGGTAATCAAAGGCACCCATCTTCAATCCCTCGATGCTTGTCTCCACTGAGGCATGTCCGGTAAGGAGAATCACCTCAGTCAAAGGCTGTGTTTTTTTGATTTCTCTTAAGACCTCGATACCATCCATACCGCCCGGCATTTTGATGTCCAGCAAAATAACATCAAAGGACTTTCCCTTCATCAGTTCGAGGGCTGCCTCTCCAGTTGGAACACCTGTTGCATCAATTTTCCTTTTCTGCAAACGGTTGACGATTGTTTCTAAAAAATCTGTCTCATCATCTACAATCAAAACCTGGAAGGTATCCATTGTAACCCCCATTTTTTATGCGACCTATGAAGTTGTTTTTATAATTTCACTCGAATCCTTGGCCCCCTGAATCACTTTTTATCTTTTTACTTCTTCTCCGGAACAACAATTGGTAACCTTACGGTGAATGTTGTCCCTTTCTCTTTCTCGCTCTCGAGGGTGATTGTCCCTCCCATATTCTGGACGATATTATGAGTAATCGACAAACCAAGCCCCGTCCCCTTACCTCCCTGTTTGGTGGTGAAAAAGGGTTCAAAAACTCTTGCCTGATACTC contains the following coding sequences:
- a CDS encoding response regulator — its product is MDTFQVLIVDDETDFLETIVNRLQKRKIDATGVPTGEAALELMKGKSFDVILLDIKMPGGMDGIEVLREIKKTQPLTEVILLTGHASVETSIEGLKMGAFDYLIKPVKFDEVLEKLASAFEKKNTQEQKIRSAKIQELVRLK